In Spirobacillus cienkowskii, a genomic segment contains:
- a CDS encoding coproporphyrinogen III oxidase, with amino-acid sequence MSQQALHRGLTFLDKNPILNLETLKKNELSDLSRCDPIWPIVKNNVEDSPFDHDFIQLLLYVRNLHKLSFNTIEGETLCQAKQWLAKEHNPDRKLNGGGVMTVIRGNHLEKSAVNLSCVWGPHYPALEGEYANKPFAAAGVSLISHPRNPFAPIMHLNIRCIKVFEKNSVTTWIGGGADLTPMIPFEEDTALFHDAMHEVCDRTPSIANYEKYKKWADDYFYIPHRKETRGVGGIFFDFVKIEDESQLSLLLDVGQYAAKAYTEILSRRIEMPYDQVLIEKHHYWRGRYAEFNLVYDRGTKFGLMTGGNHEAIFCSLPPQVRW; translated from the coding sequence ATGAGTCAGCAAGCTTTGCATAGAGGGTTAACATTTTTAGACAAAAATCCAATTCTGAATTTAGAAACATTAAAAAAAAATGAACTCAGTGATTTATCCCGTTGCGATCCAATTTGGCCTATTGTTAAAAATAACGTCGAAGATTCTCCTTTTGACCATGATTTTATTCAGCTTTTATTATATGTGAGAAATCTTCATAAGCTCTCTTTCAATACAATAGAAGGAGAGACCTTATGTCAAGCTAAGCAATGGTTAGCAAAAGAACACAATCCTGACCGCAAGCTCAATGGCGGTGGCGTGATGACAGTGATTCGAGGCAATCACCTAGAAAAGTCTGCTGTAAACTTGAGTTGTGTTTGGGGGCCGCATTACCCAGCATTAGAGGGTGAATATGCAAATAAGCCGTTTGCAGCCGCCGGAGTTTCTTTAATATCGCATCCTCGCAATCCCTTTGCGCCTATTATGCATTTAAATATTCGCTGCATTAAAGTATTTGAAAAAAATTCGGTTACCACATGGATTGGTGGCGGAGCCGATTTAACGCCTATGATCCCTTTTGAAGAAGACACAGCTCTTTTTCATGATGCAATGCATGAAGTTTGTGATAGAACCCCAAGTATTGCCAACTACGAAAAATATAAAAAATGGGCGGATGATTATTTTTATATTCCACACCGCAAAGAGACACGAGGTGTGGGCGGTATCTTCTTTGATTTTGTTAAGATTGAAGACGAGTCGCAGCTATCTTTATTGCTTGATGTTGGCCAGTATGCAGCAAAGGCTTATACTGAAATTTTGTCACGTCGCATTGAGATGCCTTATGATCAAGTGCTTATAGAAAAACATCATTACTGGCGAGGGCGTTATGCAGAGTTTAATTTGGTATACGATAGAGGAACAAAATTTGGTTTGATGACAGGTGGAAATCATGAGGCAATATTTTGTTCTTTACCTCCTCAAGTAAGATGGTGA
- a CDS encoding contractile injection system protein, VgrG/Pvc8 family codes for MTDPQNFAKITFFENDNFLNHKIEKILINSLEIINEGISDLFELKFSIITPYNKLNTELLNINLLSELLFKQIKIHLQYQNSCKFYSGIITEILNTNSFQEIIVTVRPYFWLLTQSNGYRCWTDSSLKQIIDFFNKKYPKLNLKLECSTQEAQLARTNIIQYGESDFEFLTKLLHEEGLNFFLYINKDTENIFISDIIENVFEKYVPYTPPQETSYQDINIYKKNMQHHLKAVNTITTSFGFDQRNFGFLYKSNSDFKGQESNFYKENKEKLKLNWQHFNHINKYKDCISSLNSSYPNIISKRNASNSNTVSFVESQKFLSIGETFRFYSDKSKFSVFLVCKLHSKIIFNYNKEMIPTQKDKNSFTQITQDAIAYPKHDDYTFLVNFSTQISKPTQTILAKVFGKSDDDLKIEKDKNGLRIGICFLWQEELQEKECSPFLWARLSQFLASQNSGSVFIPKPGDEIIVTFANDDIEQPIVIGCLYNSKNTIPQNLNEKNSGIAINLENDSSFLIEAKDSNIKFIIKENQLDVETGEGKISMNAKNIALNKLEVTE; via the coding sequence ATGACTGATCCTCAAAATTTTGCGAAAATTACTTTTTTTGAAAATGACAATTTTTTAAATCATAAGATTGAAAAAATATTAATCAACTCTCTAGAAATAATAAATGAAGGAATTTCTGATTTATTTGAATTAAAATTTAGTATAATTACACCATACAATAAATTAAACACTGAGTTATTAAACATAAATTTGCTTTCAGAGCTACTATTTAAACAAATTAAAATTCATCTACAATATCAAAATAGTTGCAAATTCTATTCTGGTATTATTACAGAAATTTTAAATACCAATAGTTTTCAAGAAATTATTGTAACAGTAAGACCTTATTTTTGGTTGCTCACACAATCAAATGGTTATAGATGCTGGACTGATAGCTCACTCAAACAAATTATAGATTTTTTTAATAAAAAATACCCAAAACTTAATCTAAAACTTGAATGCTCAACGCAAGAAGCTCAATTAGCAAGAACTAATATTATTCAATATGGTGAATCTGATTTTGAATTTTTAACAAAATTACTTCACGAAGAGGGGCTAAACTTCTTTTTGTACATCAATAAGGATACTGAAAATATTTTTATTAGTGATATTATAGAAAATGTATTTGAAAAATATGTCCCATATACGCCACCACAAGAAACAAGCTACCAAGATATTAATATTTATAAAAAAAACATGCAGCATCATTTAAAGGCTGTAAATACGATAACAACATCATTTGGATTTGACCAAAGAAATTTTGGATTTTTATATAAATCTAATAGTGATTTTAAAGGACAAGAGTCTAATTTTTACAAAGAAAACAAAGAAAAATTAAAATTAAATTGGCAGCATTTTAATCATATTAATAAATATAAAGACTGTATTTCTAGCCTAAATTCAAGTTATCCTAACATAATTTCTAAAAGAAACGCTTCTAACAGCAATACAGTCTCATTTGTAGAATCACAAAAATTTTTATCTATTGGTGAAACTTTTAGATTTTATTCAGATAAATCAAAGTTCTCAGTTTTTTTAGTTTGTAAGCTGCATAGTAAAATTATTTTTAATTATAACAAAGAGATGATTCCAACTCAAAAGGATAAAAACTCCTTTACCCAAATTACGCAAGATGCAATTGCGTATCCAAAACATGATGATTACACCTTTTTAGTGAATTTTTCTACTCAAATTAGCAAACCTACTCAAACGATTTTGGCTAAAGTTTTTGGGAAAAGTGATGACGACTTAAAAATTGAAAAAGATAAAAATGGTTTACGTATTGGAATCTGTTTTTTATGGCAAGAGGAGCTTCAAGAAAAAGAATGCAGCCCCTTTCTTTGGGCAAGGCTTTCACAATTTTTAGCAAGCCAAAATTCGGGTTCGGTTTTTATCCCTAAGCCTGGTGATGAAATAATTGTAACTTTTGCAAATGATGATATTGAACAACCCATTGTCATTGGTTGTTTGTATAACTCAAAAAATACGATTCCTCAAAATTTAAACGAAAAAAATAGTGGTATCGCAATTAATCTTGAAAATGATTCTAGCTTTTTAATTGAGGCAAAAGATAGTAATATTAAATTTATAATAAAAGAAAACCAACTTGATGTAGAAACTGGTGAAGGGAAGATAAGTATGAATGCAAAAAATATTGCACTAAATAAACTAGAAGTTACAGAATAA
- a CDS encoding IS982 family transposase: MDWQSQLITVYLTTCDFFSQLSPTSFLKISPNSNPSFTDQEVTTIYIFGVLMKQKNIKAIFNFTKNFIPNWFPHLPSYEGFLSRLNSLSKLFPELANFILKNNKFKIPKTKSKPFILIDSLPIILTTGFRAHKCNTANDISAIGYCSSKDKFYYGLKLHLAALFQNKKLAAPIDFKITPAATHDLTAVKNDLLNFKHSQIFADRAYCDKSTKKNLNQINSKLHTPIKLSRNKKTLSSDEKVYSKSVSSIRQSIEILFNWLIESSGIQIASKVRSTKGLIVHVFGRFSACLFNYLFKF; the protein is encoded by the coding sequence ATGGACTGGCAGAGCCAACTCATCACTGTATACCTTACTACCTGCGATTTCTTTTCTCAACTCTCTCCAACCTCTTTTTTAAAAATTAGTCCAAACTCAAATCCCTCGTTCACAGACCAAGAAGTCACCACTATTTACATCTTTGGAGTTTTAATGAAACAAAAAAATATAAAAGCTATTTTTAACTTCACTAAAAATTTTATTCCAAACTGGTTTCCTCACTTGCCTTCTTATGAAGGATTTTTGTCAAGACTTAATAGCTTAAGTAAACTCTTTCCTGAACTTGCAAACTTTATTTTAAAAAATAATAAATTTAAAATCCCTAAAACAAAATCCAAACCTTTTATTCTTATTGACTCTTTACCTATTATACTCACAACTGGTTTTCGGGCGCACAAGTGCAATACTGCAAACGATATTTCTGCTATTGGCTATTGCTCTTCAAAAGATAAATTTTACTATGGGTTAAAACTTCATCTCGCTGCTTTGTTTCAAAATAAAAAACTTGCCGCACCTATTGATTTTAAAATCACACCCGCCGCAACTCACGACTTAACTGCTGTTAAGAATGATCTTTTAAACTTCAAACATTCGCAAATCTTTGCCGATCGTGCTTACTGTGACAAATCAACTAAAAAAAACTTGAATCAAATAAACTCTAAATTACACACACCAATTAAACTCTCTCGGAATAAAAAAACTCTTTCTAGTGATGAGAAAGTTTATTCTAAATCTGTTAGCTCTATTCGGCAGTCCATTGAAATCCTTTTTAACTGGTTAATTGAATCCAGCGGTATTCAAATCGCATCAAAAGTTCGATCGACTAAAGGCCTTATCGTCCATGTTTTCGGACGATTTTCTGCCTGCCTGTTTAACTACTTATTCAAATTCTAA
- the tssK gene encoding type VI secretion system baseplate subunit TssK translates to MKNLKNIPEQIMWHDGMLLSPQHFQQAFKRSENIPFYHVFQNCPYPYGIKTFKYDKNFFANGILKIEELECIFQDGLTYYYNCSIDNFSLEYNLTQYKELLDSKKYLTIYLCNPKSDIKNFNANKKYTKFNSTQFESHCYDENTGDDEIYIPRIKPQVFFFIEQELTPQFNALPIAKIYIENSFYKSFPFALPTTFIQKNSLVWEICNTICQIIRYKIQDILEDIAKYNSEVYENSYIKKLLLLKSLKSSIPLLEATINSKKVHPFFVYLQLYNTCGQITSNDFDEKPQLLIEYDHFNMLICFEKIKKNIIEFLEKEVPSGFSISKLIKIDNKFKLTLNVQNDTLDNHTHILLGFKKNYSTSSEQFEQWIKSAIICEEEDLDLSLERRSLGYSRSIIKNYEGLVSKRNIYLTYVKIENFIKEKGSIIISPSTHDSKANPPDEIYLYSRKIK, encoded by the coding sequence ATGAAAAATTTAAAAAACATACCTGAACAAATTATGTGGCACGATGGAATGCTTCTTTCGCCTCAACATTTTCAACAAGCCTTTAAGCGCTCTGAAAATATTCCTTTTTATCATGTTTTTCAAAATTGCCCATATCCATATGGGATAAAAACTTTCAAATATGATAAAAATTTTTTTGCAAATGGAATTCTAAAAATTGAAGAACTAGAATGCATTTTTCAAGATGGCCTAACCTATTATTATAATTGTTCTATTGATAATTTCTCTTTAGAGTATAATCTGACTCAATATAAAGAGTTACTTGATTCAAAAAAATATTTAACCATTTATCTTTGTAATCCAAAATCAGATATTAAGAATTTTAATGCGAATAAAAAGTATACTAAATTTAATTCAACACAATTTGAATCACATTGTTATGACGAAAACACAGGTGATGACGAAATTTATATACCACGTATTAAACCTCAAGTATTCTTTTTTATTGAGCAAGAATTAACACCACAATTCAATGCACTACCAATTGCAAAGATTTATATTGAAAACAGTTTTTATAAATCTTTTCCTTTTGCACTTCCTACTACTTTTATTCAAAAAAACTCTTTAGTATGGGAAATATGCAATACCATTTGCCAAATTATAAGATATAAAATTCAAGATATTTTAGAAGATATTGCTAAATACAATTCAGAAGTTTATGAAAATTCGTACATAAAAAAATTATTATTACTTAAAAGTTTAAAATCTTCTATTCCTCTATTAGAAGCAACTATCAACTCAAAAAAAGTTCATCCTTTTTTTGTTTATTTGCAGTTATACAATACTTGTGGTCAAATTACATCTAATGATTTTGATGAAAAACCTCAATTATTAATTGAGTATGATCATTTTAATATGCTTATTTGTTTTGAAAAGATCAAAAAAAATATTATTGAATTTTTAGAAAAAGAAGTCCCAAGTGGCTTTTCAATTTCAAAATTAATTAAAATTGATAACAAATTCAAATTAACTCTTAATGTGCAAAATGATACTTTAGACAATCACACTCATATATTGCTTGGTTTCAAGAAAAATTATTCTACATCTAGCGAACAATTTGAACAATGGATTAAATCTGCAATTATTTGCGAAGAGGAAGATCTCGACCTATCTCTGGAGAGAAGATCGCTTGGTTATAGTCGTTCCATAATAAAAAATTATGAAGGCCTTGTATCTAAAAGAAATATTTATCTAACTTATGTTAAAATCGAAAATTTTATAAAAGAAAAGGGATCAATAATTATTTCACCAAGTACACACGACAGTAAAGCAAATCCACCTGATGAAATATATCTTTACTCTAGGAAAATAAAATGA
- a CDS encoding DotU family type IV/VI secretion system protein, producing MIQNKQIISSHNENIIFITQDIIYYFNNIVSNLKHNINYNSEEVSNFTQDNCQEISRDIEEYISKRIDFLKTSKKYSGTKIIELLHYALVSLIDEILITTNWEGRKIWSNMTLENHIFSSRSSGDLFFEHCQKIMIDRDYKFRSLAMCYYLCLCSGFRGKYHLQEYQERIEQIKSDLLQFYDEGNYEKIVDCNVILPENNFIINENNFDEKNKKINYTIFAINLIILVSFLLLSAFIWSNNKNIIFNNIF from the coding sequence ATGATCCAAAATAAACAAATAATTTCATCACATAATGAAAATATTATATTTATAACCCAGGATATTATTTATTATTTTAATAATATTGTAAGCAATTTGAAGCATAACATAAATTATAACTCGGAAGAAGTTTCAAATTTTACTCAAGATAACTGTCAAGAAATTTCTAGAGATATTGAAGAGTATATCAGTAAAAGAATTGATTTTTTAAAAACTAGTAAAAAATACTCAGGAACAAAAATCATTGAGCTTTTACACTATGCGCTTGTTTCGTTAATTGATGAAATATTAATAACGACCAACTGGGAAGGAAGAAAAATATGGTCAAACATGACTCTTGAAAATCATATTTTTTCTTCAAGATCTAGTGGCGATTTATTTTTTGAACATTGTCAAAAAATTATGATTGATAGAGACTACAAATTTAGAAGTCTTGCTATGTGTTATTACTTATGTTTATGCTCTGGTTTTAGAGGTAAATATCACCTTCAAGAATATCAAGAAAGAATTGAGCAAATTAAATCTGATCTTTTGCAATTTTATGATGAAGGCAATTACGAAAAAATTGTTGACTGTAATGTTATTCTTCCAGAAAATAACTTTATCATTAACGAAAATAATTTTGATGAGAAAAATAAAAAAATTAACTATACAATTTTTGCCATAAATTTAATTATATTAGTTTCTTTTTTATTATTATCTGCTTTTATCTGGAGTAATAATAAAAATATTATTTTTAATAATATTTTTTAA
- a CDS encoding EamA family transporter, producing the protein MQKKDFLLALMVAIIWGTNYSVIGIGLKHLDPFLLTAFRFSLCAFPLCFFIKKPNIKTYIIAIYGIIFGIGLWGIANLAIFVGLTPGTASLLLQFSAFFTIILSSFLFKERIKFIQYIGMFIAILGLIVALYFRNEKSSLFGGILIIIAAFSWSLCNIIVKKYKPVEMMSFIIWSSIFSALPLFIITYLTKGNAPFLNLIHSLNFQAIFSICFQAYITTLLGYWIWNMLMKKYEATLIAPISLLIPIFGILSANMIFNEDVGFYKIIATIFILLGIYILVFGIKTKEKLLKLLKLEKI; encoded by the coding sequence ATGCAAAAAAAAGATTTTTTATTAGCTCTTATGGTTGCAATAATATGGGGAACCAATTACTCTGTAATTGGTATAGGATTAAAACATTTAGATCCTTTTTTATTAACTGCATTTAGATTTTCTTTATGTGCTTTTCCTTTGTGCTTTTTTATTAAAAAACCAAATATTAAAACATATATTATTGCTATATATGGAATAATATTTGGAATTGGATTGTGGGGTATTGCAAATTTAGCAATATTTGTTGGATTAACACCTGGGACAGCTTCATTATTATTACAGTTCAGTGCTTTTTTCACTATTATTTTATCTTCATTTTTATTTAAAGAAAGAATAAAATTTATACAGTATATTGGAATGTTCATAGCAATATTAGGATTAATTGTTGCGCTTTATTTTAGAAATGAGAAATCTTCATTATTTGGTGGAATATTAATTATAATTGCAGCATTTAGTTGGAGTTTATGCAATATCATAGTGAAAAAATACAAACCAGTAGAAATGATGTCATTTATAATTTGGTCTAGTATATTTTCTGCTCTACCCCTTTTTATTATTACATATTTAACAAAAGGTAATGCTCCCTTTTTAAATTTAATTCATTCTTTAAATTTTCAAGCTATATTTTCAATATGTTTTCAAGCTTATATTACGACACTTCTTGGATATTGGATTTGGAATATGTTGATGAAAAAATATGAAGCAACATTGATAGCACCAATTTCATTACTCATACCAATATTTGGGATTTTATCTGCAAATATGATATTTAATGAAGATGTGGGATTTTATAAAATAATTGCTACTATATTTATATTATTAGGTATTTACATACTTGTTTTTGGTATAAAAACAAAAGAAAAATTATTAAAATTATTAAAACTTGAAAAAATTTAA
- a CDS encoding sigma-54-dependent transcriptional regulator codes for MFSLSVELLIVCQNKEKLSRYYNITKELGLQQVSISASIFEARQVLLEKKFDVILFDIPFDKDNNINYTSDLQQFVNEVVIEFPYCGFIFVTNHNGFCLNNCYVFDIIQCNSLKSKDILNSLNIIRSKIKNFKNCLTESNQSIVNTNETFKFYNNNVLVLNGQDKVLTSLAKNKKIPLIMYGETGTGKEELVKVLYQKRVKNEGEIPFVTVNCPLLGDDLTSSLLFGHKKGSFTGANETTNGYIAAANGGILFLDEVHTLDQATQRKLLRVLNDGSYARVGETKVCYSHFQLVAATTKDLDEEVESGRMLADFKYRISGAEIHLEPLRERLQDIPSFVKLFFRRENIEINENLILEIAKKCQNVYWKGNIRQLFRTLQKMIIYAQLEEEDLQLKHLLLPQKEILNNKQIEEVTYAADKFDNKVNNVTDAEYQILELLKKAFSEDCPLNDLLDKIEKFVLIKAISRHDSIAKAHAALQISRNAIDAKRKKYHI; via the coding sequence ATGTTTTCTTTGAGTGTTGAATTGCTGATAGTCTGTCAAAATAAAGAGAAGTTATCTCGTTATTATAATATAACAAAAGAACTTGGATTACAGCAGGTTAGTATTTCGGCCTCGATATTTGAAGCAAGACAAGTGCTTTTAGAAAAAAAATTTGATGTCATTTTATTTGATATACCTTTTGATAAAGACAATAATATCAATTATACAAGCGATTTGCAGCAATTTGTTAATGAAGTTGTCATTGAATTTCCATATTGTGGTTTTATTTTTGTTACTAATCATAACGGTTTTTGTTTAAATAATTGTTATGTATTTGATATTATACAATGTAATTCATTGAAAAGTAAAGATATTTTGAATAGTTTAAATATTATTAGATCTAAAATTAAAAACTTTAAAAATTGTCTGACAGAATCTAATCAAAGCATTGTTAATACTAATGAAACATTTAAATTTTATAATAATAATGTGCTTGTTTTAAATGGGCAAGATAAGGTTTTAACAAGTTTAGCAAAAAATAAAAAAATTCCATTAATAATGTACGGTGAAACTGGGACTGGGAAAGAGGAACTCGTTAAAGTACTTTACCAAAAACGAGTCAAAAATGAGGGAGAAATTCCTTTTGTTACAGTAAATTGCCCACTACTGGGTGATGACTTAACGTCTTCGTTACTTTTTGGTCATAAGAAGGGTTCGTTTACCGGTGCTAACGAAACAACAAATGGATATATTGCAGCCGCGAACGGAGGAATTTTATTTTTAGATGAAGTTCATACACTTGATCAAGCGACTCAAAGAAAATTATTGCGAGTTTTAAATGACGGGAGTTATGCTCGCGTTGGAGAAACTAAAGTTTGTTACTCTCATTTTCAACTTGTTGCTGCGACAACCAAAGATTTGGACGAAGAAGTTGAGTCTGGAAGAATGTTAGCGGACTTTAAATACCGGATTTCAGGAGCCGAAATTCACTTAGAACCTTTGAGGGAGAGGCTTCAGGATATTCCAAGTTTTGTAAAACTTTTTTTTAGACGTGAAAATATTGAAATTAATGAAAATTTGATCCTAGAAATCGCTAAAAAATGTCAAAATGTCTATTGGAAAGGGAATATTAGACAGTTATTTAGAACCTTACAAAAAATGATTATTTATGCTCAGCTCGAAGAAGAAGACTTGCAGTTAAAGCACTTATTGTTACCTCAAAAAGAAATTTTAAATAACAAGCAGATCGAAGAAGTTACTTATGCTGCAGATAAGTTTGATAATAAAGTAAATAATGTAACAGATGCTGAATATCAAATTTTAGAGTTACTTAAAAAAGCATTTTCTGAAGATTGTCCTCTTAATGATCTTTTGGACAAAATAGAAAAATTTGTTTTAATTAAAGCTATTTCTCGCCATGATAGCATTGCTAAAGCGCATGCCGCTTTGCAAATTAGCCGTAATGCCATTGATGCAAAACGAAAGAAATATCATATTTAA
- a CDS encoding cytochrome c-type biogenesis CcmF C-terminal domain-containing protein, with translation MVEVGFFTLCLGLCFAIYSLVLGIYSLRYPISGLVASARNALLAVFICVAISSLVMWNAIFFHDFSILYVYRNSAIDMPPLYLFTSFWSSLEGSHLLWTLTMSAVVAIACVTVKKSDFSLYPGLCVAFASSLTFMLFLNVTYSAPLSRLFPVGKFGEGMNALLQNPYMAIHPPMLFTGYCLLIVPFAYSFAALARGGFTTNWLSVVRTWSLLAWVTLTVAIFLGGKWAYVELGWGGYWGWDPVENSSFMPWLAATAALHTLLITDKTGRLPRLLVFLNMLAFALTFLGTFITRSGVISSVHSFAESEIGPSYLLWVIFIFVVSLGLLFTKGYQLYGAAKTNVWRVSKESALLFTIFFLLFMLALVFIGTILPLVVEAIRGIKISIQQPFFNAFAPWIGLGLVSLLGLGNLMKWKNGKIEDPVSCLLFPFIWAIVLTYFINLRSQLDYFGILTFLIVLWTCGVLIMDLVYKLRSIRWNGLVFLKYNRSYLGAFIIHIGFLFAIAGFAGNYRGVSAETNLNLKESTIFYGYQITNEGLSFKRDYNAQFIAANLKATNLQSQETVYVHPMRSKFTNNEQWFNEIGIYSTFWHDLYIVLASFDVNNQSVTLKINWNPTVKFVWTSLVIMVLGAVIAMSQKSRRKSINKIDHEEDFNIASEIQKMTEHKSHQKKNSGSEIVSGVILGFVFVMISFAIFGVASAQSEQKNSVSLPGVVKPQVIDPRIEDIAKDLRCPTCVGVSVLESETLQSIAMRTEIEKQLAEGKAKTEILNYFKKAYGPWILREPDAQSAIGLTIWAIPIFGLILGPVLLMIILRRSQIRQKEKDKKLMSEIKKFIEECKREKMT, from the coding sequence ATGGTAGAAGTTGGTTTTTTTACACTCTGTCTAGGATTGTGTTTTGCTATCTATAGCTTAGTTTTAGGAATTTATTCCTTACGCTATCCTATATCTGGTTTGGTTGCCAGCGCGCGAAATGCTTTGCTGGCTGTTTTTATATGTGTTGCTATTTCATCGTTAGTCATGTGGAATGCTATTTTTTTTCATGATTTTTCTATACTTTATGTTTATAGAAATTCTGCAATTGACATGCCACCTTTGTATTTATTTACCTCTTTTTGGAGCTCTCTTGAGGGCAGTCACTTATTGTGGACTCTCACGATGAGCGCTGTGGTCGCCATTGCCTGTGTTACAGTCAAAAAATCAGATTTTTCTTTGTATCCAGGATTGTGTGTCGCCTTTGCATCTTCTCTCACATTTATGCTCTTTTTGAACGTTACTTATTCTGCACCGTTATCGCGACTTTTTCCTGTTGGGAAGTTTGGTGAGGGCATGAATGCGCTGTTGCAAAATCCGTATATGGCAATTCATCCTCCTATGCTTTTTACAGGGTACTGTTTGCTGATTGTTCCGTTTGCATATTCTTTTGCCGCATTAGCAAGAGGGGGATTTACAACCAATTGGCTATCAGTTGTGCGTACATGGTCTCTTTTAGCGTGGGTCACATTAACTGTAGCAATATTTTTAGGCGGCAAATGGGCGTACGTTGAGCTAGGTTGGGGTGGTTACTGGGGATGGGATCCTGTTGAAAATAGCTCTTTTATGCCTTGGCTTGCCGCAACAGCGGCGTTACATACATTACTCATTACAGATAAAACCGGTCGTCTGCCAAGATTGTTGGTTTTTTTAAATATGCTTGCCTTTGCATTAACATTTTTGGGAACATTTATCACTCGATCCGGAGTGATTAGCAGTGTTCACTCATTTGCTGAAAGCGAAATAGGTCCTTCATATCTTCTTTGGGTCATTTTCATATTTGTGGTCTCTTTGGGTTTATTATTTACCAAGGGATATCAACTATATGGTGCAGCAAAAACCAATGTATGGAGAGTTTCTAAAGAAAGCGCTTTGTTATTTACGATATTTTTTCTATTGTTTATGCTTGCATTAGTATTTATTGGAACCATTTTACCGCTTGTTGTTGAAGCAATTCGTGGAATTAAAATTTCTATTCAACAACCATTTTTTAATGCTTTTGCGCCATGGATAGGTTTGGGCTTAGTGTCCTTGCTTGGTCTTGGTAATTTAATGAAATGGAAAAATGGAAAAATTGAAGACCCTGTTTCCTGTTTATTGTTTCCATTTATATGGGCAATAGTTTTAACTTATTTTATTAATTTAAGAAGTCAGTTAGATTATTTTGGAATATTAACTTTTTTAATAGTGCTTTGGACGTGCGGCGTCTTAATTATGGATTTGGTGTATAAATTGCGTTCTATAAGATGGAATGGATTGGTGTTTTTAAAATACAACCGTTCTTATTTAGGGGCATTTATTATCCATATAGGGTTTTTATTTGCGATCGCAGGATTTGCAGGAAACTATCGCGGTGTGTCGGCAGAAACAAATTTAAATTTAAAAGAGTCTACAATATTTTATGGTTATCAAATTACCAATGAAGGTTTGTCTTTTAAGCGCGATTACAATGCGCAGTTTATTGCTGCTAATTTAAAAGCGACAAATTTGCAAAGTCAGGAGACAGTTTATGTCCATCCAATGAGGAGCAAATTTACAAATAATGAGCAATGGTTTAATGAAATTGGAATTTACTCAACATTTTGGCATGATCTTTATATCGTTCTTGCTTCATTTGATGTTAATAATCAAAGTGTTACGTTAAAAATTAATTGGAACCCTACAGTAAAATTTGTGTGGACGAGTTTGGTTATAATGGTACTTGGTGCTGTTATTGCTATGTCTCAAAAGAGTCGAAGAAAAAGTATTAACAAAATAGATCATGAAGAGGATTTTAATATTGCATCAGAAATACAAAAAATGACTGAACACAAATCACATCAAAAAAAGAATTCTGGTTCAGAAATTGTTTCTGGAGTGATTTTAGGTTTTGTCTTTGTGATGATCAGTTTTGCTATTTTTGGAGTGGCGTCTGCGCAATCAGAGCAAAAAAATTCTGTTTCTTTACCTGGAGTTGTGAAACCTCAGGTTATTGATCCGCGTATTGAAGATATTGCAAAAGATCTGCGTTGTCCGACCTGTGTTGGGGTAAGCGTATTAGAGAGTGAAACTTTGCAAAGTATTGCAATGCGCACAGAAATCGAAAAGCAACTCGCAGAAGGTAAAGCAAAAACTGAAATTTTAAATTATTTTAAAAAGGCTTATGGTCCTTGGATTTTAAGAGAGCCAGATGCTCAATCAGCAATTGGGCTAACAATTTGGGCTATCCCAATTTTTGGGCTTATATTAGGTCCTGTGTTGTTAATGATTATTCTACGTCGTTCACAAATTCGGCAAAAAGAAAAAGATAAAAAATTGATGTCTGAAATTAAAAAATTTATTGAGGAATGCAAGCGGGAGAAAATGACATGA